From Parasteatoda tepidariorum isolate YZ-2023 chromosome 1, CAS_Ptep_4.0, whole genome shotgun sequence, one genomic window encodes:
- the LOC107445996 gene encoding venom protease isoform X1, with protein sequence MLIFRFILSLTVITWVNGRTHPKKHHKGGHHRYSDECPCGISDFVEERVIYGEVVKDYRKYPWIVGVISSHDWEEWGSCAGALISPTFVLTAAHCFPKQGTLSCWMMPYMCRAMKERKVQIGLLGRNKYQPLIKLPVKRIIVHPEFELYTPHHDIALVELQISIPCTPYSKPICVIPPKNIAGVGQKMHIAGFGKVDLPQFGQDLREGTSRIANGEVCRKRFVQFLPSEELCGMPHGNTTVCMGDSGSSSFIQYKHRFYSVGVVSYGDMFCPTTNVPAVFMRTDMHFDFIRKYVKDLPRQPNT encoded by the exons gtaAATGGAAGAACCCATCCTAAGAAACATCACAAAGGTGGCCATCACCGTTATTCCGATGAATGTC CATGTGGTATATCCGATTTCGTTGAAGAGCGTGTTATCTATGGAGAAGTAGTTAAAGATTACAGAAAATATCCTTGGATT gtcGGTGTAATATCTTCCCACGATTGGGAAGAATGGGGATCTTGTGCTGGAGCTTTAATCTCTCCAACTTTTGTCCTAACGGCAGCCCATTGTTTTCCCAAACAAGG AACTTTATCCTGCTGGATGATGCCCTACATGTGCAGAGCAATGAAGGAAAGAAAGGTACAAATTGGATTACtaggaagaaataaatatcaacCTCTAATAAAATTACCTGTCAAACGGATCATTGTTCATCCTGAATTTGAGTTATATACACCTCATCACGACATAGCCCTAGTAGAACTACAGATTTCAATTCCTTGTACACCATACAGCAAGCCAATTTGTGTCATTCCACCTAAAAATATTGCTGGAGTTGGCCAGAAAATGCACATTGCTGGTTTTGGCAAAGTAGATCTACCCC AATTTGGCCAAGATCTTCGTGAAGGTACTTCACGTATTGCTAACGGTGAGGTTTGCCGGAAGCGTTTTGTCCAGTTTCTACCTTCAGAGGAACTCTGTGGAATGCCACATGGAAATACAACGGTTTGCATG gGTGATTCTGGATCTTCATCATTCATTCAATATAAACATAGGTTTTATTCCGTGGGAGTGGTTTCATATGGCGATATGTTTTGTCCCACAACCAACGTCCCTGCTGTGTTTATGAGAACCGATATGCACTTCGACTTTATCAGAAAATATGTCAAAGACCTTCCAAGACAGCCTAATACATAG
- the LOC107445996 gene encoding serine protease 27 isoform X2 has protein sequence MLIQVGVISSHDWEEWGSCAGALISPTFVLTAAHCFPKQGTLSCWMMPYMCRAMKERKVQIGLLGRNKYQPLIKLPVKRIIVHPEFELYTPHHDIALVELQISIPCTPYSKPICVIPPKNIAGVGQKMHIAGFGKVDLPQFGQDLREGTSRIANGEVCRKRFVQFLPSEELCGMPHGNTTVCMGDSGSSSFIQYKHRFYSVGVVSYGDMFCPTTNVPAVFMRTDMHFDFIRKYVKDLPRQPNT, from the exons Atgctaattcag gtcGGTGTAATATCTTCCCACGATTGGGAAGAATGGGGATCTTGTGCTGGAGCTTTAATCTCTCCAACTTTTGTCCTAACGGCAGCCCATTGTTTTCCCAAACAAGG AACTTTATCCTGCTGGATGATGCCCTACATGTGCAGAGCAATGAAGGAAAGAAAGGTACAAATTGGATTACtaggaagaaataaatatcaacCTCTAATAAAATTACCTGTCAAACGGATCATTGTTCATCCTGAATTTGAGTTATATACACCTCATCACGACATAGCCCTAGTAGAACTACAGATTTCAATTCCTTGTACACCATACAGCAAGCCAATTTGTGTCATTCCACCTAAAAATATTGCTGGAGTTGGCCAGAAAATGCACATTGCTGGTTTTGGCAAAGTAGATCTACCCC AATTTGGCCAAGATCTTCGTGAAGGTACTTCACGTATTGCTAACGGTGAGGTTTGCCGGAAGCGTTTTGTCCAGTTTCTACCTTCAGAGGAACTCTGTGGAATGCCACATGGAAATACAACGGTTTGCATG gGTGATTCTGGATCTTCATCATTCATTCAATATAAACATAGGTTTTATTCCGTGGGAGTGGTTTCATATGGCGATATGTTTTGTCCCACAACCAACGTCCCTGCTGTGTTTATGAGAACCGATATGCACTTCGACTTTATCAGAAAATATGTCAAAGACCTTCCAAGACAGCCTAATACATAG